The following coding sequences lie in one Mytilus edulis unplaced genomic scaffold, xbMytEdul2.2 SCAFFOLD_143, whole genome shotgun sequence genomic window:
- the LOC139507580 gene encoding uncharacterized protein, which yields MDNLDLHIDTVKFYTDSKVVLGYISNETRRFFIYVANRVEKIRKFSSPSQWNYVPTNRNPADLGTRSVPAHEIHSSEWLLGPRQFLFSEQKNSEDIYQLIDPEEDGEIRATVNVAKTFATLEHKGIGTDRFNRFSNWTSLVRAIAFLERFSRLHGSKQTAPVTSLEGFSNAENFILISAQYEVYGDEIDCIKRQEQIHKRSPIANLNPFLDKQGLLRVGGRIAKSDLNLREKKPLVVPGRHHIATLLVRHYHNKIKHQGRHFTDRAIRSAGFWIVGAKRLISSIIHKCVTCRKLRGKTEYQIMSDLPEDRLEPSPPFTNVGIDTFGPWTIVSRKTRGGYANSKRWAILFTCLVTRAIHIELIEEMSSSAFINAVRRFTAIRGQVKIFRSDRGTNFIGAIDDLKIDSINVEDGPFNNFLYNSGTTWIFNPPHSSHMGGAWERMIGITRRILDSMLLNAAGRSLTHDVLNTLMAEVSAIVNSRPLVPVSTDPENPLILTPAMLLTQKTDYIFTSDHLGEFDKRDLCLAEWRRVQALASVFWSRWRKEYLPLLQQRRKWTEDRRDLIEGDVILLKDKNICRTQWPVGIIVNSFKSSDEHVRKAEVRVIVNGKATTYTRPIVDMILLIENKPV from the coding sequence ATGGATAATTTAGATTTACATATAGACACCGTAAAATTCTACACAGACAGTAAAGTAGTCCTAGGCTACATCAGTAACGAGACAAGAAGGTTCTTTATCTATGTCGCCAATAGAGtagagaaaataagaaaatttagctCTCCAAGTCAATGGAATTATGTACCAACTAACCGTAATCCCGCAGACTTGGGAACAAGGTCCGTACCTGCTCACGAAATTCATAGCAGCGAATGGTTATTAGGACCAAGACAATTTCTTTTCTCAGAACAAAAGAATTCTGAGGACATATATCAGCTAATAGACCCAGAGGAAGATGGAGAAATACGTGCAACTGTTAATGTTGCAAAAACATTTGCCACACTTGAGCATAAAGGTATCGGAACTGATAGATTCAACAGATTCTCCAACTGGACATCACTTGTGCGAGCGATAGCCTTTTTGGAACGTTTCTCCCGTTTACACGGGTCTAAACAGACAGCACCAGTGACTTCTCTGGAAGGCTTTTCGAATGCCGAAAATTTCATCTTAATATCTGCTCAATATGAAGTTTACGGAGATGAAATAGATTGCATTAAACGTCAGGAACAAATTCATAAGCGGAGTCCGATAGCTAACCTTAATCCGTTTTTGGACAAACAAGGACTATTACGAGTAGGAGGCCGTATCGCCAAATCTGACTTAAACCTCCGTGAAAAGAAACCATTGGTCGTCCCTGGACGCCATCATATAGCGACATTATTAGTTCGACACTACCACAACAAGATAAAACATCAAGGTCGCCATTTCACAGATAGAGCGATTCGATCCGCAGGATTTTGGATCGTAGGAGCAAAACGCTTGATCTCATCTATTATTCACAAATGTGTGACATGCCGCAAACTCAGAGGAAAAACCGAGTATCAAATCATGTCTGATTTGCCAGAGGACCGTCTTGAACCTTCACCTCCGTTTACTAACGTTGGAATAGACACCTTTGGACCCTGGACAATTGTTTCACGTAAAACACGTGGTGGATACGCTAACTCAAAGCGTTGGGCAATTTTATTCACATGCTTAGTGACAAGAGCTATTCACATCGAATTAATCGAGGAAATGAGTTCTTCAGCCTTCATAAACGCTGTCAGGAGATTCACCGCTATAAGAGGCCAAGTTAAGATTTTCCGATCTGACCGTGGAACGAACTTTATCGGCGCAATCGACGATTTAAAGATTGACTCAATCAACGTTGAAGATGGACCCTTCAATAACTTTCTGTATAATTCTGGTACAACTTGGATCTTCAATCCGCCGCATTCGTCCCACATGGGTGGAGCCTGGGAAAGAATGATTGGTATCACTAGGAGAATTCTTGATTCTATGCTTCTTAACGCAGCCGGAAGAAGCCTAACACATGACGTGCTCAACACACTAATGGCAGAAGTTTCAGCAATAGTGAACTCTAGACCTCTGGTACCGGTATCAACAGATCCAGAGAATCCGTTAATATTAACTCCGGCTATGTTATTGACGCAGAAAACCGACTACATTTTCACTTCAGACCATCTTGGGGAATTCGACAAACGAGATCTCTGTCTTGCCGAATGGAGACGAGTACAGGCTCTAGCCAGTGTTTTCTGGTCCCGTTGGAGGAAGGAGTACCTGCCGTTACTACAACAACGACGAAAATGGACCGAAGATCGCCGTGATCTCATCGAAGGAGACGTCATTCTTCTAAAGGACAAAAACATTTGCCGTACCCAATGGCCCGTTGGAATTATAGTGAACTCTTTTAAAAGTTCAGACGAACATGTCCGAAAAGCAGAAGTGCGAGTAATCGTTAATGGAAAAGCCACAACCTACACACGCCCTATCGTGGACATGATTCTTCTCATAGAGAACAAACCTGtgtaa
- the LOC139507579 gene encoding uncharacterized protein, which translates to MDPSHVEQQEEIQPQEGDVPELLENPSNTSQSDETPEARRVRDLTEKGQGAFTEKRDKFCQELEALWADIESQLLEVTTPPNDLQQLLTVQDKLVKACNNYRRLTDEYLDFLKRTRTLESQKEIDACKLSLDLRLSKVELVMEKLHEHRLALTKAKSTKTKTSRGKKTSHSGSSNVSDMSSLARRKRAKAEAAKSKIAFVEKHALILQQEAMLEEQALFRQNEMEQEAARKKAEMEQEAAHKKAEMEQEASRKQAEMEQEVAQRKHEAAQRTVQLEQEAAHRKMQLEQEAAHRKVQLEQEAAHRKTQLEQEAMRRKAQMQQEAARVSREKAELKAKFNLLEAQREAAAAEAEARILEYDDSQAYSDLPDEKEDPLQRVQDFVNKLPVSTVVKEVTGPQKKKQIPVKIELSHEAPAFVPSVASNLLSQTSAVLPFDNKSPEVTFIPDLGLVTGMQKLGLSDESTTEHQKQGVKEAIPVLRTKQDVIEEIPVSHKKQDVIEEIPVAHQQQINLTSEITRFLLRKDLLFSRLISFNDRAESFHTWKASFKNVTDELQVSDSEQIDLLIKWLGPESAKHAISIRASNANNPSIGIQRLWKRLDERYGAPEMLEASLMSKLAKFPTLTNKDNARLYELSDILSEIEYHKENPKLGCLLAYFDSSSGINPIVEKLPYGLQEKWTTRATRYKSKYEVAFPPFTEFSAFIREISKTKNDPGFIFGSKVTPNTKGAAPRSTSYPKTKVGAHKTAVEQQSGEASKQDLCILHNTKHSLNECRAFRAKSIEERKGLLKENNVCYKCCDSTTHRSRECNARIRCKECGSKQHTTALHITRPQQPASSQSSPPKQAYGGEPIESAETKATSVNSTCTEICKDTYSGKSCAKILPVNVYHKDNQDKVIRMYAIIDDQSNRSLASPEFFNLFDVKDKPENYTLSTCSGKVVTSGKRGRGFIMESINCNDKFDLPVLIECDHIPNNRDEIPTPEVTMHHPHLKELRGSIPPIEKNWQILLLIGRDLIEAHHVLDQRIGPPRTPYAQQLKLGWVVIGETCINKQHVPLELNVKITNILPTGQPSTFQPCTSKFDIRENYTDPVTKDLQSPLFEKTRDDDKPGQSYEDKMFMKQMDNEFVRDSKGSWVAPLPFRVPRQPLPSNRPQALHRANMLDASLNRNPVKREHFLTFMSKILDNNHAELAPPLHEHEECWYLPLFGVYHPKKPDQIRGVFDSSAKCNGVSLNSVLLTGPDLTNDLLGVLLRFRKEMVAVTADVQHMFHCFVVRKDHRNYLRFLWHKDNDLQKNLVEYRMRVHVFGNSPSPAVATLGLRKAAQASEQEFGSHVTSFVTRDFYVDDGLTSCPTKEEAVKLMKDTQQALAKYGNLRLHKFASNCAEVMSAFHASDLASNLKDLDLECDSKPLQRSLGLSWDVNTDNVLFQLSSENKPITRRGILSTIQQSLRSSGIFGSGDYTRETPIKENSIRNRRLGPTSH; encoded by the coding sequence ATGGATCCCAGTCATGTAGAACAACAAGAAGAGATTCAGCCCCAAGAAGGAGATGTCCCTGAACTATTAGAAAATCCGTCTAATacatcacagtcagatgaaacTCCCGAGGCTAGGCGAGTACGTGACCTCACGGAAAAAGGACAAGGGGCTTTCACTGAAAAACGTGACAAGTTCTGTCAGGAACTAGAGGCTCTCTGGGCAGACATTGAATCCCAGTTATTGGAAGTAACAACGCCTCCTAACGATCTCCAGCAACTCCTAACAGTCCAGGACAAACTTGTTAAAGCCTGTAATAATTATCGTAGGCTCACAGATGAATACTTAGACTTTCTGAAAAGGACCCGAACATTGGAGagtcaaaaagaaattgatgCATGTAAACTCTCTTTGGATTTACGTCTGTCCAAAGTGGAGCTAGTTATGGAAAAACTACACGAGCATCGCCTCGCTCTAACAAAGGCCAAATCCACTAAAACAAAGACCTCAAGGGGTAAGAAAACCTCTCACAGCGGTAGCTCTAACGTGTCAGACATGTCAAGCCTGGCACGGAGAAAGCGAGCCAAGGCAGAGGCTGCAAAGTCTAAGATAGCATTTGTCGAAAAACATGCCCTTATCCTACAACAGGAAGCAATGTTAGAAGAACAAGCCCTGTTCAGACAAAatgaaatggaacaggaagcagcACGCAAAAAAgctgaaatggaacaggaagcagcACACAAAAAGgctgaaatggaacaggaagccaGTCGTAAACAGGCAGAAATGGAGCAAGAAGTCGCTCAACGTAAACATGAGGCCGCACAGAGAACAGTTCAGCTAGAACAGGAGGCTGCTCACAGAAAAATGCAATTAGAACAAGAGGCCGCTCACAGAAAAGTGCAATTAGAACAAGAGGCCGCTCACAGAAAAACGCAATTAGAACAAGAAGCTATGCGCAGGAAGGCTCAAATGCAACAAGAAGCCGCACGAGTAAGCCGGGAAAAGGCCGAGCTTAAAGCCAAATTTAATCTTCTTGAAGCACAAagagaagctgcagccgcagaagccgaggctcgtatCCTGGAATACGATGATAGCCAAGCGTATAGCGATCTCCCTGACGAAAAGGAAGACCCGctccagcgtgtgcaagatttcgtcaataaacttcctgtatcaactgttgttaaggaagtaacaggacctcaaaagaaaaaacaaattcctgttaagATCGAGCTGAGTCAcgaagcaccagcgttcgtgccatccGTGGCATCGAACTTGCTGTCACAGACATCTGCCGTCTTGCCTTTCGATAATAAGTCACCGGAAGTTACCTttatcccagatctgggattagtAACCGGCATGCAAAAACTAGGTCTTTCAGATGAGAGCACTACTGAACACCAAAAACAGGGTGTTAAAGAAGCGATCCCTGTCTTACGCACAAAACAAGACgttatagaagagatccctgtttcGCACAAAAAACAAGACGtaatagaagagatccctgttgcaCACCAGCAACAAATCAACCTTACATCAGAGATAACTAGATTCCTCTTACGCAAGGACCTGCTTTTCTCCCGATTAATAAGCTTTAACGATCGGGCAGAATCCTTTCATACTTGGAAAGCAAGCTTCAAGAACGTGACTGATGAGTTACAAGTCTCTGACTCAGAACAGATCGATTTACTGATCAAGTGGCTCGGTCCAGAGTCTGCTAAACACGCCATTAGCATAAGAGCGTCGAACGCCAATAATCCTTCAATAGGTATACAGAGACTATGGAAGAGGCTTGACGAGCGgtatggtgctccagaaatgttaGAAGCCTCTCTCATGAGTAAACTTGCCAAATTCCCTACATTGACGAATAAGGACAACGCACGTCTCTACGAACTGTCTGACattctatcagaaatagaatatcacaaggaaaatcccaagctgggatgtttgcTAGCATACTTTGACTCTTCGTCCGGGATAAATCcaattgttgaaaaattaccgTACGGACTCCAAGAAAAGTGGACAACGAGGGCTACAAGATACAAGTCTAAATATGAAGTTGCCTTTCCACCTTTCACAGAATTCTCTGCCTTCATCAGGGAAATAAGCAAAACAAAGAACGATCCTGGGTTCATCTTTGGGTCAAAAGTCACACCAAATACAAAAGGTGCTGCGCCAAGGTCTACGTCTTACCCTAAGACTAAAGTTGGTGCTCATAAAACAGCAGTTGAGCAGCAATCTGGTGAAGCCAGCAAACAAGATCTTTGTATTCTGCACAATACAAAGCATTCCTTAAATGAATGTAGAGCGTTCCGAGCCAAGTCAATAGAGGAGCGCAAAggtcttttaaaagaaaacaatgtatgtTACAAGTGTTGTGATTCTACCACACACAGGAGCCGGGAATGCAATGCACGCATAAGATGTAAAGAATGTGGAAGTAAACAACACACTACCGCActtcacatcactagaccacaGCAACCTGCAAGTTCTCAATCTAGCCCGCCTAAGcaagcctacggcggggagcCTATAGAATCGGCTGAAACTAAGGCAACCTCAGTTAACTCTACCTGTACTGAGATCTGCAAAGATACATATAGCGGGAAATCTTGTGCTAAAATACTGCCTGTGAATGTTTATCACAAAGATAACCAGGACAAAGTTATTCGCATGTACGCCATCATTGATGACCAAAGCAACCGGTCACTAGCATCGCCCGAATTCTTTAATCTTTTCGACGTCAAAGATAAACCGGAGAACTATACTTTATCAACATGCTCCGGCAAAGTAGTCACCTCCGGGAAAAGAGGAAGAGGTTTCATCATGGAATCAATCAACTGTAATGACAAGTTTGACCTTCCTGTACTGATTGAATGTGATCATATTCCAAATAATAGGGACGAAATACCTACTCCTGAAGTAACAATGCATCACCCTCATTTAAAAGAACTTAGGGGTAGCATTCCACCTATAGAGAAAAATTGGCAAATTCTTCTCTTAATTGGCAGagaccttatagaggcacaccaTGTCCTCGACCAGCGCATAGGACCACCCAGAACTCCATATGCACAACAATTGAAACTTGGTTGGGTAGTGATAGGAGAAACCTGCATTAACAAGCAGCATGTTCCTCTTGagttaaatgttaaaataacCAACATTTTACCTACAGGACAACCTTCAACTTTTCAACCATGCACAAGCAAGTTTGACATCCGGGAAAACTACACAGACCCTGTAACGAAAGATTTACAATCGCCACTCTTTGAAAAAACAAGGGACGATGATAAGCCTGGACAGTCATATGAGGACAAAATGTTCATGAAACAGATGGACAACGAATTTGTCAGAGACTCGAAAGGAAGTTGGGTAGCACCGTTACCGTTCCGAGTGCCAAGACAGCCATTGCCAAGCAACAGACCCCAGGCTCTTCACCGTGCTAACATGTTAGACGccagtctgaatagaaacccagTGAAGCGGGaacattttcttacttttatgAGTAAAATCTTAGATAATAATCATGCAGAGCTCGCTCCACCATTGCACGAACATGAGGAGTGCTGGTATTTGCCATTGTTTGGTGTTTACCATCCGAAGAAACCCGATCAGATAAGAGGTGTGTTTGATTCTTCCGCCAAATGTAACGGAGTTTCACTTAACAGCGTCCTGCTTACAGGTCCAGACTTGACCAATGATCTCTTGGGAGTATTGCTGCGTTTCAGGAAAGAAATGGTCGCAGTTACTGCAGACGTTCAACATATGTTTCACTGCTTTGTTGTCAGAAAAGACCACCGTAATTATCTGAGATTTTTATGGCATAAAGACAATGACCTACAGAAGAACCTTGTCGAATACCGCATGAGAGTTCATGTTTTCGGAAATAGTCCGTCACCTGCCGTTGCTACGCTTGGACTCAGAAAAGCAGCTCAAGCATCAGAACAAGAGTTTGGCAGTCACGTGACTAGCTTTGTTACAAGAGACTTCTATGTCGACGACGGTCTAACGTCATGTCCTACTAAAGAGGAAGCTGTTAAGCTCATGAAGGATACACAGCAAGCATTAGCAAAATATGGAAACTTACGCCTTCACAAGTTTGCCTCTAATTGTGCGGAAGTTATGTCTGCATTTCATGCCAGTGATTTGGCTTCAAATCTTAAAGATCTAGACTTAGAATGCGACAGCAAACCCCTACAACGTAGTCTTGGTCTCAGCTGGGACGTAAACACTGATAACGTCTTATTTCAATTATCATCAGAAAACAAACCGATCACTCGGAGAGGAATTTTATCAACGATACAACAGTCTCTACGATCCTCTGGGATTTTTGGCTCCGGTGATTATACAAGGGAAACTCCTATTAAGGAAAATAGTATCAGAAACCGTCGATTGGGACCAACCTCTCACTGA